Proteins encoded within one genomic window of Triticum aestivum cultivar Chinese Spring chromosome 2D, IWGSC CS RefSeq v2.1, whole genome shotgun sequence:
- the LOC123052162 gene encoding phosphatidylinositol glycan anchor biosynthesis class U protein has product MEIRHYWSMAVAAVGFRLVLVLFGGDLHLASRPEVSTPLTSLRRLAEGYWLKQVSMSPYSGSMYHGSPLLLSVLGPLTSKRSGGHHSHIYCSLVFVAVDFIAAMLIRSTGRTLQMARNRSLKSLDLTKSVNNSVNVSAGDTASLIYLWNPWTIITCVGSCTSPIENLMVVIMLHGACSRLAPLAAFGYVMATHLSLYPAILILPVALLLGYGPDTPPTKVFLQKGLSANKIDMSDNGKGTSQKGFGQFSWKPILHFILWVFIWSCYVLSLNSIILNKVGGLQEMFEKTYGFILTVKDLSPNIGVLWYFFAEVFDFFRSFFLIVFNMNIIFMVLPLAIRLKHRPCFLAFVYTAIVAMLKSYPSAGDSALYLGLLGLFANELAEMQFTFFLFFGYIGVSLLSPVMHNLWIWRGTGNANFYFATGLAYTCLQTVLVVETVSSMIKHDRKLRLLTKA; this is encoded by the exons ATGGAGATCCGACACTACTGGTCGATGGCTGTCGCGGCCGTCGGGTTCCGCCTCGTTCTGGTGCTcttcggcggagacctccaccttGCCTCCCGCCCGGAGGTCTCCACCCCCCTCACGTCCCTCCGCCGCC TGGCAGAAGGATACTGGCTGAAGCAGGTGTCCATGTCACCCTATTCTG GTTCGATGTATCATGGTTCCCCTTTGCTTCTATCAGTTCTTGGTCCGCTAACCAGTAAAAG GTCAGGTGGACACCATTCTCATATATATTGCAG TTTGGTTTTTGTGGCTGTAGATTTTATAGCTGCTATGCTCATTCGATCAACTGGGCGTACACTCCAAATGGCACGTAACAGAAGTTTGAAGTCTCTTGACCTCACAAAATCAGTTAACAATTCTG TGAACGTAAGCGCAGGAGATACTGCTTCTCTAATATATCTGTGGAACCCTTGGACAATAATCACCTGTGTCGGTTCATGTACATCACCAATTGAGAATTTAATGGTCGTGATAATGTTACATGGAGCCTGTTCAC GTCTTGCGCCGCTTGCTGCCTTTGGATATGTTATGGCAACACACCTTTCTctttatcctgcaattctcattcTACCT GTTGCTCTTTTATTGGGTTATGGTCCAGATACTCCTCCAACTAAAGTATTTCTTCAAAAAGGCTTGAGTGCCAATAAAATTGACATGTCAGATAATGGAAAAGGTACTAGCCAAAAAGGTTTTGGACAATTCTCATGGAAACCAATACTCCACTTCATATTGTGGGTGTTTATCTGGTCATGTTATGTGCTGTCATTGAACAGCATTATTCTAAATAAAGTGGGTGGCCTTCAGGAGATGTTTGAAAA GACATATGGTTTTATCCTTACAGTGAAAGATTTATCACCAAATATTGGTGTGTTATG GTATTTCTTTGCCGAAGTCTTCGACTTCTTCAGAAGCTTCTTTCTTATAGTCTTTAATATGAACATCATTTTTATGGTCTTGCCATTGGCTATCCGTTTGAAGCATCGACCGTGCTTCCTTGCCTTTGTTTACACAGCAATTGTCGCAATGCTGAAATCTTATCCCTCG GCTGGAGATTCAGCTCTATATCTAGGACTTCTAGGCCTATTCGCCAATGAATTAGCGG AGATGCAATTCACCTTCTTCTTGTTTTTTGGATATATTGGAGTCTCTCTCCTTAGCCCTGTCATGCATAACCTATGGATCTGgagg GGTACTGGGAACGCAAATTTCTACTTCGCGACTGGTTTAGCTTATACCTGCCTTCAG